A single window of Leishmania infantum JPCM5 genome chromosome 35 DNA harbors:
- a CDS encoding putative cytochrome P450 reductase, translating into MAQKRYVALVGALVLGATSAVLLMRQWRVQRERREFAERYAKQIKAAREAHAQSLNGGSASPDSADISDADFDDEAAAVKVIYGSESGNAEGLAKGFVMTLRDRGVQAALIDPSRWAYMEDYLYHNKRNVPLFHPIKVVSTNTSSAEKGSRKTAEEANTPRSPLVYIFIVATAGEGEPTGNFMALFQEMQSAVRRATTAKVPAQSSAVTAGAAPSSATEEAPFKNIYYAVFGLGDSSYKYYCRSATDTNTLLKKGGGINVHRVGFGDARHGMQEDVFDEWQEKVMLALEEKCGLEMTTGTRAPPKPELQFRFLSSTAATTAATTSTVPQAGPCGAAEGTAAPSTTTITNNADPNRSVLLRTATPSSAVAAESTSAPPISLPFPPPPVLLEPSLMNPTRIRLVTKTQLSPPRDSDGSSVYRFCFETDGTGISYQAGDHLGIFPTSPPEMVARCAKALSIPAGELETPVELCEMVPSRGIFRNVLPARVPLRVVLQRYVDLCGRPKKSTLRVLAKYCTDPVQQEAFLELLRLPAEKEAEEAAAGSCAAWKPKKLRTVVDYLEKFPSCCCIPLGHFIEVMPRTQPRYYSIASDRMSHGTKVEIIVRVLTDGLASSYLAHRIEEGDEVFAYVRITTFHLPQRIGEKRPVLMIGPGTGAAAMVGFCYRKEALMRKQPAAHYGPTVFLFGAQRRQTEYFVEEEVQRWAMAPAEMKQWDADHPTSHAGLAARRSKTHSWEPLPASVITTVDCAFSRDQEEKRYVTSLIDKHKDLIYEMLTSTAGGGCLVFLSGEASVMAKDVDRALVALLQDRGGMTRLAALEFLRRMESDHRYLKDVY; encoded by the coding sequence ATGGCGCAAAAGCGGTACGTGGCCCTGGTAGGAGCGTTGGTGCTTGGCGCCACCTCCGCGGTGCTTCTGATGCGACAGTGGAGagtgcagcgcgagcgccgcgagTTTGCGGAGCGGTACGCGAAGCAAATAAAGGCGGCCCGTGAGGCGCATGCCCAGTCCTTGAACGGTGGCAGTGCCTCGCCGGACTCAGCGGACATTAGCGACGCCGACTTCGACGATGAGGCCGCGGCCGTGAAGGTTATCTACGGCAGCGAGTCTGGCAACGCTGAGGGACTGGCGAAGGGCTTCGTCATGACACTGCGCGACCGCGGCGTCCAGGCCGCGCTCATCGATCCTAGCCGGTGGGCGTACATGGAGGACTACTTGTACCATAACAAGCGGAACGTGCCGCTGTTTCACCCCATCAAGGTGGTGTCCACCAACACCAGCTCCGCCGAGAAGGGGAGTCGCAAGACTGCAGAGGAAGCGAACACACCACGTTCGCCGCTGGTGTACATCTTCATTGTTGCAACTGCTGGTGAGGGCGAACCGACCGGTAACTTCATGGCTCTCTTCCAGGAAATGCAgtcggcggtgcggcgagcTACCACAGCCAAGGTACCTGCCCAGTCCAGTGCCGTCACcgcaggtgcggcgccgtcgtcggctaCCGAGGAGGCACCATTCAAGAATATCTACTACGCAGTGTTTGGACTCGGTGACAGCTCCTACAAGTACtactgccgctccgccaccgACACGAACACTCTCCTCAAAAAGGGTGGCGGCATCAACGTGCATCGTGTCGGCTTCGGCGACGCCCGCCACGGCATGCAGGAAGACGTCTTCGATGAGTGGCAGGAGAAGGTGATGCTCGCGCTGGAAGAGAAGTGTGGGCTGGAGATGACAAcgggcacgcgtgcgccgccaAAGCCCGAGCTCCAGTTCCGCTTCCTGTCTTCcaccgcagcgacgacggcagccacCACGTCCACCGTCCCTCAGGCGGGCCCCTGCGGAGCCGCCgagggcaccgcagcgccaagCACGACCACCATCACGAACAACGCAGATCCGAACCGCAGCGTTCTCCTGAGAACGGCAACAccgagcagcgccgtggcggcggagagCACGAGCGCTCCGCCCATCTCGCTCCCGtttccgccgccaccggtgctgctggagccgtCGCTGATGAACCCGACAAGGATCCGCCTCGTAACGAAGACgcagctgtcgccgccgcgcgacagcgacggcagcagcgtctacCGCTTCTGCTTCGAGACGGACGGCACAGGCATCTCGTACCAGGCCGGTGACCATCTTGGCATCTTTCCCACGAGCCCGCCGGAGATGGTGGCGCGGTGCGCCAAGGCCCTCTCCATCCCAGCAGGCGAGCTGGAGACACCGGTGGAGCTGTGCGAGATGGTGCCATCGCGCGGCATTTTCCGAAACGTGCTGCCGGCCCGTGTACCTTTGCGCGTTGTGCTGCAACGCTACGTGGACCTGTGCGGCCGTCCAAAGAAGTCGACTCTGCGCGTTCTCGCCAAGTACTGCACTGACCCGGTCCAGCAGGAGGCCTTCCTCgagcttctccgcctccccgcagagaaggaggcggaggaggcggctgccggtAGCTGTGCTGCGTGGAAGCCGAAGAAGCTGCGCACTGTCGTGGACTATCTCGAGAAGTTCCctagctgctgctgcattcCGCTGGGCCACTTCATCGAGGTCatgccacgcacgcagccgcgctaCTACTCCATCGCGTCGGACCGGATGTCCCACGGCACCAAGGTCGAGATCATCGTGCGAGTACTCACGGACGGGCTGGCCAGCTCCTACCTCGCCCATCGCATCGAGGAAGGGGACGAGGTATTTGCGTACGTCCGCATCACCACCTTCcatctgccgcagcgcattGGAGAGAAGCGACCGGTGCTCATGATCGGCCCGGgcaccggtgctgccgctaTGGTAGGGTTTTGCTACAGGAAGGAGGCCCTCATGCGAAAGCAACCGGCGGCCCATTACGGCCCGACCGTTTTTCTCTTcggtgcgcagcgtcgccaaACGGAGTACTTTGTGGAGGAAGAGGTCCAGCGCTGGGCTATGGCGCCGGCCGAGATGAAGCAATGGGACGCCGATCACCCGACCTCCCACGCCGGGCTGGCGGCGCGTCGCAGCAAGACGCACTCGTGGGAGCCACTGCCCGCCTCTGTCATCACCACCGTTGATTGCGCCTTTAGTAGAGAtcaggaggagaagaggtaCGTCACCTCTCTCATCGACAAGCACAAAGATCTCATCTACGAGATGCTCacgagcaccgccggcggcggatgCCTTGTTTTCTTGTCCGGTGAAGCATCTGTCATGGCGAAGGACGTGGACCGGGcactggtggcgctgctgcaggaccgcGGAGGCATGACACGCCTGGCGGCGCTTGAGTTTCTGCGGCGCATGGAGAGCGACCACCGCTATCTCAAGGATGTGTACTAG
- a CDS encoding putative RNA binding protein translates to MDVESRAYPPETSIFLGNVAYNTTEEDVWSFFQEHGIADVKRVRLVRDRETGDCKGFGYVEFMHASSVQPAIETRGDKLNGRELRIVHVNKSKEVKVATKSRREKRRSEHAGGRVGAEERKRSRSGGDADGGSRGSPDYSHVKKPRTESDLPSWAGLTTNPRRKMPKDLRPLVEGKVEFKPRGPRAPVKRKKRNPEK, encoded by the coding sequence ATGGACGTCGAGAGTCGTGCGTACCCGCCGGAGACGTCCATCTTCCTCGGCAACGTGGCCTACAAcacgacggaggaggatgtGTGGAGCTTCTTTCAGGAGCACGGCATCGCAGATGTGAAGCGAGTCCGCCTGGTGCGGGATCGCGAGACAGGCGACTGCAAGGGCTTCGGTTACGTGGAGTTTATGCACGCCTCATCTGTCCAACCTGCCATAGAGACCCGCGGCGACAAGCTTAATGGGCGCGAGCTGCGCATCGTGCACGTTAACAAGTCAAAGGAGGTGAAGGTGGCGACGAAGAGCCGACGCGAGAAGCGACGCAGTGagcacgccggcggccgtgtCGGTGCAGAGGAGCGCAAGCGATCCcgcagcggaggcgacgctgacggTGGCAGTAGAGGCAGCCCAGACTACTCCCACGTCAAGAAACCGCGCACCGAGTCCGACCTTCCTTCGTGGGCGGGCTTAACAACAAACCCGCGGCGCAAGATGCCGAAGGACCTGCGGCCGCTTGTGGAGGGCAAGGTAGAGTTCAAGCCGCGCGGCCCACGCGCGCCAGTGAAGCGGAAGAAGCGCAACCCAGAGAAGTAA